A genome region from Mycobacterium florentinum includes the following:
- a CDS encoding Z1 domain-containing protein, translating into MRQLARIIRDSPSSTLDDAVAELAQIGDIAKINEAAARIRKLSDLIKNAQVPTSVVAGNIETWYPGPREEDRNWSALVEILRADGWDDEMLNDLNNSSTKVVANLPNPAGRGEYHCRGLVLGYVQSGKTTNFTAVIAKAADAGYRLFIILSGIHDALRQQTQDRLNEQLWEPHSNIWHRLTDDEDFRPTANVDALLSIQRQCVLAVVKKNGARLRALKNWLFGARPEVLAACPVLIIDDEADQATVNTSKPDRQPTRINGLIREIVNKVPKSAYVGYTATPFANVLIDPTDYEDLYPRDFIVDLPRPLPYIGPEAIFGRETLDFDDMDVGDDGNNFIRTVPEDELDDLRPKGAAKRYQFEPRITDSLDAALRYFLMSTAARRLRGKGNRHATALVHTSQHIDVHERTAQAITEHLVSLRARLSRRDTVLLESLERQWADECAEVPASNFLHEAVAWSELVEALPAVAGDAKVITDNSRSVERLSFDDSNPRVLIAVGGNTLSRGLTLEGLAVSFFVRSASAYDTLLQMGRWFGYRNGYADLTRIWMTDEMRAWFHHLATVEQEIRYDVERLEVEHLTPEQFGVRIRTHPTLAITSAAKMQHAKTAQASYAGRRLQTILFNHKDVEWLGDNVRAARDLVFSAASLPRWHPRHGITIFEGIDSQNVVSFLSAYHFHENSRDLDSQLISLYILDRCAEGELLRFNVAVMGRSSDSEYLGAVDLGVEGTETGCINRARLQQIGGATYADIKALMSRNDRVIDLRLPDGTLTADTKPADLSRFRNTPDSGGYGDGSGLILLYPVSKDSRPVRGSVKTREPLHAAMHVIGVGLVFPESSNSRANVEYLTADVASMLDIEVEVPDDSDEPVEAEVEPA; encoded by the coding sequence GTGAGGCAGCTTGCCCGAATCATCCGCGATAGCCCATCGTCGACGCTCGATGACGCGGTCGCAGAGCTGGCCCAAATCGGCGACATCGCCAAGATCAACGAGGCTGCTGCACGCATACGTAAACTCAGCGACCTCATAAAGAATGCGCAAGTCCCAACTTCTGTTGTCGCCGGCAATATCGAGACGTGGTACCCAGGCCCTCGCGAGGAAGACCGGAATTGGTCCGCACTTGTCGAGATTCTGCGCGCTGACGGCTGGGATGACGAGATGTTGAACGACTTGAATAACTCGTCAACGAAGGTCGTGGCGAATCTGCCAAACCCTGCCGGTCGGGGCGAGTATCACTGTCGTGGACTGGTCCTCGGGTACGTGCAGAGCGGCAAGACCACCAACTTCACTGCGGTGATCGCGAAGGCTGCGGACGCTGGCTACCGGCTTTTCATCATTCTTTCCGGAATTCACGATGCATTACGCCAGCAAACGCAAGACCGCCTTAACGAACAGCTCTGGGAGCCTCACAGCAATATTTGGCACCGCTTAACCGACGACGAAGACTTTAGGCCGACGGCCAACGTCGACGCGCTGCTATCTATTCAGCGCCAATGCGTGCTCGCGGTCGTCAAGAAGAATGGGGCACGGCTTCGTGCCCTCAAAAATTGGTTGTTTGGCGCCCGGCCGGAGGTCCTAGCGGCGTGTCCTGTGTTGATTATTGATGATGAGGCCGACCAGGCCACAGTTAACACTTCGAAGCCCGATCGGCAACCAACTCGGATCAACGGCCTGATACGCGAGATCGTCAACAAGGTCCCAAAATCGGCGTACGTGGGATATACGGCCACGCCGTTCGCAAACGTTCTTATCGACCCGACTGACTACGAGGATCTCTACCCACGCGATTTCATCGTCGACCTTCCTCGACCGCTTCCATACATCGGCCCCGAAGCAATATTCGGCCGCGAAACGCTTGACTTCGACGACATGGATGTCGGCGACGATGGGAACAATTTCATCCGCACGGTACCAGAGGATGAACTCGATGATCTCCGGCCCAAGGGCGCTGCGAAGCGCTACCAATTCGAACCACGGATCACAGACAGCCTCGACGCGGCATTGCGGTACTTTCTGATGAGCACCGCAGCTAGGCGGCTGCGCGGCAAAGGGAATCGGCATGCCACGGCCCTAGTCCACACCTCCCAACACATCGATGTTCACGAGCGGACAGCACAGGCGATTACTGAGCACCTTGTTTCACTGCGCGCGCGGTTATCCCGCAGAGACACTGTGCTTTTGGAGTCGCTCGAGCGCCAATGGGCTGATGAGTGTGCGGAGGTTCCCGCGTCCAATTTTCTGCATGAGGCCGTGGCGTGGTCGGAGCTCGTAGAAGCGTTGCCAGCGGTTGCTGGTGATGCCAAAGTCATTACTGATAACTCTCGAAGCGTCGAAAGGCTATCCTTCGATGACTCGAACCCGCGCGTACTCATCGCTGTCGGGGGCAACACACTTTCACGAGGGCTGACTCTCGAGGGCTTGGCGGTCTCCTTCTTCGTTCGTAGCGCCTCCGCTTACGACACCCTGTTGCAGATGGGGCGTTGGTTCGGATATCGCAACGGGTATGCCGATCTGACCCGCATCTGGATGACAGACGAGATGCGGGCCTGGTTCCATCATTTGGCGACGGTGGAACAGGAAATTCGTTACGACGTAGAGAGATTGGAGGTCGAACACCTGACTCCAGAGCAGTTTGGTGTACGCATCCGTACCCACCCAACCCTCGCGATTACCTCAGCTGCCAAGATGCAGCACGCAAAGACGGCACAAGCCTCGTACGCGGGACGTCGGTTGCAGACAATTCTCTTCAATCACAAAGACGTCGAATGGCTTGGGGACAACGTCAGGGCAGCACGCGACCTTGTCTTTTCGGCGGCATCACTGCCGCGGTGGCACCCGAGACATGGGATCACCATCTTCGAGGGCATCGATTCACAGAATGTAGTGAGCTTTCTTTCGGCATATCACTTCCACGAGAACAGCCGAGACCTTGACAGCCAGTTGATAAGCCTCTATATCCTGGACCGCTGCGCGGAAGGTGAACTGCTGCGATTCAACGTCGCGGTGATGGGACGCAGTTCAGACTCGGAGTATCTCGGCGCAGTCGATCTAGGCGTCGAGGGCACCGAGACCGGTTGCATAAACCGTGCTAGGTTACAGCAAATCGGCGGTGCGACCTATGCAGATATTAAGGCCCTCATGAGTCGCAATGATCGGGTTATCGATCTGAGGCTTCCTGATGGAACGCTGACCGCGGATACGAAACCTGCTGACCTGTCTAGGTTTCGGAACACGCCGGATAGCGGGGGTTACGGCGACGGGTCTGGCCTCATCCTCTTGTATCCGGTTTCGAAAGACAGCCGCCCAGTGCGTGGTTCTGTTAAGACACGCGAACCTCTGCACGCGGCAATGCACGTCATCGGTGTAGGGCTCGTATTTCCGGAGAGCAGTAACAGCAGAGCCAACGTCGAATACCTCACTGCGGATGTCGCGTCAATGCTCGATATCGAAGTTGAAGTGCCAGACGACTCCGATGAACCTGTTGAGGCTGAAGTAGAGCCGGCGTGA
- a CDS encoding PD-(D/E)XK motif protein yields MIDEVRLAFSALTTHGAPSPTGLAVLPVKCGEGVLVGLDDQSRQHLLLATNAGIGKTPNVTTLSFTTRSLVIEGRSALFLDITCLFAALSEVFDHFAAAVIERISVGGEVPGLAVEHVVNGWREFLVPPTGPPSRDKLAATLGELLVVRDAIKTGRNPDIGSWVGPFGQRHDFRSGPTAIEVKTIRSHSGYRITIHGEDQMLPPDGGTLHLHLVRLEEVHGGSTSVSAVVDELLAAGVSAQKLFSALMANGVAAADLPDTDNVTFEVRERVTLPVDDRTPRIVPETFVGGKRPNGVVDVSYVVDLASALGNSLAPVEYQALVASLTLGTAT; encoded by the coding sequence GTGATCGACGAAGTCAGACTCGCATTCAGCGCCCTGACCACGCATGGTGCGCCCAGTCCCACAGGACTTGCGGTCCTGCCCGTCAAATGCGGAGAAGGTGTGCTCGTTGGCCTCGACGATCAGTCGCGCCAGCACCTTTTACTAGCGACGAACGCCGGAATCGGTAAGACGCCGAATGTTACGACCCTCTCATTCACGACTAGAAGCCTTGTTATCGAAGGCCGAAGCGCCCTGTTCTTGGACATCACGTGCCTGTTCGCAGCGCTTTCGGAGGTTTTTGATCATTTCGCGGCAGCGGTGATCGAACGGATATCAGTTGGTGGTGAGGTGCCTGGGCTAGCGGTCGAGCATGTTGTTAACGGTTGGCGCGAGTTCCTCGTTCCTCCAACCGGTCCGCCGAGCCGGGACAAGTTAGCGGCAACCCTCGGAGAGCTGCTCGTTGTTCGAGATGCGATCAAAACCGGACGGAATCCTGATATCGGTTCTTGGGTGGGTCCTTTCGGTCAACGGCATGACTTTCGAAGCGGACCAACGGCTATCGAGGTCAAGACGATACGTTCGCACTCTGGGTACCGCATAACAATCCACGGGGAGGACCAGATGTTGCCTCCTGACGGGGGCACCCTACATCTGCATCTGGTGCGGCTCGAGGAAGTCCACGGGGGGAGCACAAGCGTATCTGCCGTCGTCGATGAACTTCTGGCAGCAGGAGTTTCAGCGCAAAAGCTATTTTCTGCACTGATGGCTAATGGCGTCGCGGCCGCAGACCTACCAGATACCGATAACGTGACATTCGAGGTTCGAGAGCGGGTGACTCTGCCGGTTGATGATCGCACCCCACGAATTGTGCCTGAGACGTTCGTTGGGGGTAAGCGTCCGAATGGCGTAGTGGACGTGAGCTATGTCGTCGATTTGGCCAGTGCGCTTGGTAATTCGCTCGCGCCAGTCGAGTACCAAGCACTCGTGGCCTCGCTAACCTTAGGAACCGCGACGTGA
- a CDS encoding very short patch repair endonuclease, which yields MGSQEAPRAADSSPPPLSESVRRQMSAMPTRDTGTEMALRRELHRRGLRFRVQVRTLPGRPDVAFTRARIAVFVDGCFWHRCPSHGTSPKNNAEWWAAKLEANVIRDKKKDEMLRCLGWLPIHIWEHEDPGEAAEAIHNLWRMRVHPPKDMVDGSANACSWNDIQRPE from the coding sequence ATGGGTTCGCAGGAAGCGCCGCGAGCAGCCGACTCGTCGCCTCCACCGCTCAGCGAGAGCGTCCGCCGCCAGATGAGCGCAATGCCCACGAGAGACACCGGCACAGAGATGGCTCTCCGGAGAGAGCTTCACAGGCGGGGGTTGCGTTTCCGTGTGCAAGTCCGAACACTTCCTGGGCGGCCCGACGTCGCCTTCACGCGTGCGCGGATAGCGGTGTTCGTCGACGGCTGCTTCTGGCATCGCTGTCCCTCACACGGCACCTCACCAAAAAACAATGCGGAGTGGTGGGCCGCGAAGCTTGAGGCGAACGTGATCAGAGACAAAAAGAAAGACGAGATGCTGCGGTGTCTCGGCTGGCTACCCATCCACATTTGGGAACACGAAGACCCTGGCGAGGCTGCCGAGGCGATTCACAATCTTTGGCGAATGCGGGTCCATCCTCCGAAAGATATGGTGGATGGGTCCGCTAATGCGTGTTCGTGGAACGACATCCAGCGGCCCGAGTGA
- the dcm gene encoding DNA cytosine methyltransferase: MTARQVTTSGSSYAVKQIRGPFVELDPHPCHTRSDTDLAALCTDLRAHGVPLVADLFSGAGGMSLGFEEAGFRVVLGVDHYGFAVETHRHHFAGMSLDDDLADPAMIERVAKLLKRNKIDVLTGGPPCQPFSRAGRSMIRHRVLTGVADPHDERRDLWRSFLEVVQLARPRAVVMENVPDMALDREMFILRSMTEELEQIGYSVSARVIDSWRFGVPQMRQRLLLVALKSRIRFTWPAESEKRVTLWNAIGDMPEVEGGWRPAGGAFGWANYVGPRTEYQTWMRRNVSAADACKLFDHITRPVREDDRAAFESMTHKTKYTDLAPEYQRYRKDIFDDKYKKLDENDLSRTITAHIAKDGYWYIHPRQPRTLTVREAARIQTFPDDFRFAGPPSAAFKQIGNAVPPLVGEVIAKAVRTSLASGTKAGLSTRETSGKLARWFQQQSSIAAIPWFKTGNRWKFLLAELLLDRATPTVMNAVWPIIDKRHDIRPGELPDDEAVDLLDELMSGVGRGQRISAVRQLVAQLSAAPNALWEPTIDRTVLSVIPSAVADLLELALPISHEGRDSEEPVLITKGVLRVTSRFQGNDADKRNVQTDGRIAVASMIGFGDDSRPAHLGLIALAADICLVEKPLCGDCPLSRWCAAAGG, from the coding sequence ATGACCGCGCGCCAAGTGACGACTTCTGGATCGTCGTATGCGGTTAAGCAGATTCGTGGGCCGTTCGTCGAGCTTGATCCGCACCCATGCCACACGCGTTCGGATACGGATCTCGCCGCGCTCTGCACCGATCTGCGGGCTCACGGTGTGCCGTTGGTGGCAGACCTGTTCAGTGGAGCCGGTGGTATGAGTCTCGGTTTCGAGGAAGCCGGTTTCAGGGTGGTTTTGGGGGTCGACCACTATGGCTTTGCAGTGGAGACGCATCGGCATCATTTCGCCGGGATGTCGTTGGACGACGACCTAGCGGACCCAGCAATGATTGAGCGGGTCGCAAAGCTGTTAAAGCGCAACAAAATCGACGTCCTAACCGGCGGCCCGCCGTGCCAGCCGTTTTCTAGGGCGGGACGGTCGATGATTCGGCACCGCGTTTTGACGGGCGTAGCCGATCCGCATGACGAACGTCGTGACCTGTGGCGGTCCTTCTTGGAAGTTGTTCAGTTGGCACGCCCTCGGGCAGTAGTCATGGAGAACGTTCCTGATATGGCGCTAGACCGCGAAATGTTCATCTTGCGCAGCATGACCGAGGAACTCGAACAAATCGGTTATTCGGTCTCCGCGCGCGTGATAGATAGTTGGCGCTTCGGCGTACCCCAAATGCGGCAGCGCTTGCTATTGGTCGCCCTCAAAAGCCGCATCCGTTTCACTTGGCCGGCAGAATCAGAGAAGCGGGTTACTTTGTGGAACGCTATTGGTGATATGCCTGAAGTCGAAGGTGGATGGCGTCCGGCCGGCGGAGCTTTCGGATGGGCGAATTACGTTGGGCCTCGTACTGAATACCAAACGTGGATGCGACGAAACGTCTCGGCGGCAGATGCCTGCAAACTATTCGACCACATTACTAGGCCCGTTCGCGAGGATGACCGTGCCGCATTTGAATCTATGACCCACAAGACGAAGTACACGGACTTAGCGCCCGAGTACCAGCGCTATCGCAAAGATATCTTTGATGACAAGTACAAGAAGCTCGATGAGAACGATCTTTCTCGCACAATAACAGCACACATTGCGAAAGACGGTTATTGGTATATCCACCCCAGACAGCCGCGTACACTCACGGTCCGTGAGGCCGCTCGGATTCAAACTTTTCCGGATGATTTTCGTTTTGCTGGGCCACCGTCGGCAGCTTTCAAGCAGATCGGTAACGCGGTCCCACCCCTAGTCGGAGAGGTGATTGCTAAGGCGGTAAGGACTTCACTGGCGTCAGGAACGAAGGCTGGGCTTTCCACTCGAGAGACTTCCGGGAAGTTGGCACGTTGGTTTCAACAACAGTCTTCCATCGCTGCGATCCCGTGGTTCAAGACTGGGAACCGTTGGAAGTTCCTTCTAGCCGAACTTCTTCTTGACCGCGCGACGCCGACTGTCATGAACGCGGTGTGGCCGATCATCGACAAGCGGCACGACATCCGCCCTGGAGAGTTGCCCGATGACGAGGCGGTCGATCTCCTCGACGAACTCATGTCGGGAGTGGGCCGCGGCCAGCGGATTTCGGCGGTGCGTCAGCTTGTTGCGCAGTTGTCTGCTGCCCCAAATGCGTTGTGGGAGCCAACAATCGACCGCACAGTACTCTCGGTCATACCGTCTGCAGTGGCGGACTTACTGGAGCTCGCTTTGCCAATCAGCCACGAAGGGCGAGATAGCGAGGAGCCTGTACTAATCACTAAGGGTGTTTTGCGCGTCACCAGCCGGTTCCAAGGCAACGACGCCGACAAGAGAAATGTGCAGACTGATGGGCGCATCGCGGTGGCCAGCATGATCGGCTTCGGCGACGATTCGCGGCCTGCGCACTTGGGGCTTATCGCGTTGGCGGCTGACATTTGTCTGGTGGAAAAGCCGCTGTGCGGCGATTGTCCCCTAAGCAGGTGGTGCGCGGCAGCCGGCGGTTAG